The sequence below is a genomic window from Croceicoccus marinus.
AATAGGCCTGCGGGCGGCGCTGTAGCCGCCCTTGGGCCCGGGATCGTATTTTGAAGTCGAGGAGTATCACGATGCAACGTCATGGCGAAGAGGTCGATCTGACCACCAATGAAGCGCGTGGCGGATCAACCCCGCATATCGTGCGCTATGTCCTGCTGATCAGCCTGTTTCTGGCGGCGGCGGCAATGACCATCGCTTGGGTGAGTGGCGCGCTTTCCGCCGACCAGGTGGAAGACAATGGCATGGTCACCAATCAGCCAGTTCCCTCCGAGGCTGGCTCTGCGGTTGGCGAGGACCAGGGCGTCGAGGGCAATATGGCGGACGGATACACCTTCGAAGAAGAGACGACCGAGGTCGAATAAAGGCGAAAGCCGGGTTAGGAGCGCAGCATGGCCGACAAGGAAAACAGTTTTCAGGTCGATCAGCACGTCCAGTGGAGCTGGGGCGGCGGCAAGGGCAAAGGCCAGATCAAGGAGCGGTTCGAACGCGATGTCGAACGAACCCTCAAAGGATCGAAGGTCAAGCGCCACGGAACCGAGGACGATCCGGCCTATCTGATCGAGCAGGACGATGGGGACGAAGTCCTAAAGCTCGGTTCCGAACTGGAAGGAGCGGGATAATGCCTGCACAGTCCAAGGCGCAGCAGAAGGCCGCCGGTGCCGCCCTTTCCGCCAAGCGCGGCGATACCAAGGTGTCCGACCTGCAGGGCGCTTCGAAAGAGATGTACGACAGCATGAGCGAAGCTGAGCTGGAAGACATCGCCTCGACCAGCCGCGAAGACCTGCCCGAACACAAGTCCTGATCGCCCGGCTGACCCCGTAATCCGGGGAAGCCCTTCTAACCGCGCTGGTCCTGCCTTATGCTCCGGATTGGCTCATACCTTCCGGTTTGGGCCATGATACAGCGGGGGTGGGCATTCTGTGAACGATATCGACGGCGCGCAATATCATCAGCTTGCGGCGGAATTGACTGCGGCCAGCGTCCTTGGTGCGTCCTGCGTTGTCATCCACGGGCTGGGCCTCGCCATGATCACCCGCTTCATCCGGCCCAGCGACGATCCGCGGCGCGTCACCCATCTGCCGCCCGTTACCGTCCACGGGATCGCCATGACCATCATCATCGCGCTGTCGCTGTTCGTCATCCACGGGCTTGAAATCTGGCTCTACGCGTTCTTCTATCTGACGGTGGGCGCCTTGCCCGATTTGTCGTCGGCGCTGTATTTCTCGACGATCAGCTATTCCACCGTGGGGTTCAGCGATGCGCTGATCCTGCCCGCGTGGCGCAATGTCGCGGCGCTTGAAAGCATTGCCGGGGTCATCATGCTTGGCTGGTCTACAGCCTATTTCGTGCGGATCCTGGGCCATATCGACGTGAAGCCCAGACCGCCAAGGCTATGACGCCGGGGCGATGATACAGGGCGGCCCCGCGGGACCGCCCTGTCCGATCAATGCCGATCAGCCGAGGTGCTTCGATACCGCCGCCGTCATCTTGAACATCGAGATCTTCTCGGTGCCGATGACCTTGCCCAGCTTGTCGTCGGGTTCGATCATGCGCTTGTCGTCGGCGGCCTGCAGGTCGTGCTTCTTGATATATTCCCACACCTTGGCGGTCACTTCGCCGCGCGGCATCGGGCCCTTGCCGACGATCTCTTCCAGATCGGCCGAGACGGGAACGGGCTTGTTGATCGCGTTATTCTTGGCAGCCATTAGTTACTTCCTTTCCATAGGAGAGTTGCGGCCCCCTTGCCGGGCGGCCGGATCTTGCTTGGTCGAACGGGCAGGCATCAATCCTCGTCTTCGAGGTCGATGTCGTCCCAATCCTTGATTTCCCCGCCGCGTTCATAGGTCGCGCTCAGGATCGCGAGCGACACGACATG
It includes:
- a CDS encoding DUF2945 domain-containing protein — its product is MADKENSFQVDQHVQWSWGGGKGKGQIKERFERDVERTLKGSKVKRHGTEDDPAYLIEQDDGDEVLKLGSELEGAG
- a CDS encoding DUF3008 family protein translates to MPAQSKAQQKAAGAALSAKRGDTKVSDLQGASKEMYDSMSEAELEDIASTSREDLPEHKS
- a CDS encoding ion channel — encoded protein: MNDIDGAQYHQLAAELTAASVLGASCVVIHGLGLAMITRFIRPSDDPRRVTHLPPVTVHGIAMTIIIALSLFVIHGLEIWLYAFFYLTVGALPDLSSALYFSTISYSTVGFSDALILPAWRNVAALESIAGVIMLGWSTAYFVRILGHIDVKPRPPRL
- a CDS encoding SWIB/MDM2 domain-containing protein, coding for MAAKNNAINKPVPVSADLEEIVGKGPMPRGEVTAKVWEYIKKHDLQAADDKRMIEPDDKLGKVIGTEKISMFKMTAAVSKHLG